Proteins encoded together in one Carya illinoinensis cultivar Pawnee chromosome 3, C.illinoinensisPawnee_v1, whole genome shotgun sequence window:
- the LOC122303258 gene encoding myb family transcription factor IPN2-like isoform X1: protein MNSHDHRQMCTVQGDAGLVLTTDPKPRLRWTVELHERFVDAVTQLGGPDKATPKTIMKVMGVKGLTLYHLKSHLQKFRLGKQPHKDLNDQAVGDASALEFQRDAAATSRTIMGLRLNKNINQTEALKTQMEVRRRLNEQLEVQKHLQMRIDAQGKYMRTILEKACRTLSDENVNSQGGYKLVVGQGYGDMMSNTRDFGSMVNMPSLEDLHVNEDHNCRTGGFHQLQEMGIAAAHFDQLEEDACQLQMAPLTTADGNSATNFMPRS from the exons ATGAATTCACATGATCATAGGCAAATGTGTACTGTTCAAGGGGACGCCGGACTCGTCCTCACCACTGACCCAAAGCCTCGTCTCCGATGGACTGTCGAGCTTCATGAGCGATTTGTCGATGCTGTCACCCAGCTTGGAGGACCAGATA AGGCTACGCCAAAGACGATCATGAAAGTTATGGGTGTTAAGGGTCTCACTCTTTACCATCTTAAGAGCCACCTTCAG aaattcagGCTCGGGAAGCAACCGCATAAAGATTTGAATGATCAGGCTGTTGGGGATG CTTCGGCATTAGAATTTCAGAGGGATGCTGCTGCAACTTCCAGGACAATAATGGGTCTACGATTGAATAA GAACATAAACCAGACTGAAGCTCTTAAGACACAAATGGAAGTGCGAAGGAGACTGAATGAGCAGTTAGAG GTACAGAAACACCTCCAGATGAGGATCGACGCACAAGGAAAATATATGCGGACAATACTGGAGAAAGCATGTCGAACACTCTCCGATGAAAATGTGAACTCTCAAGGTGGTTACAAGCTCGTTGTTGGTCAAGGATATGGCGACATGATGAGCAACACGAGAGATTTTGGTTCCATGGTGAACATGCCATCTCTAGAAGATTTGCATGTAAATGAAGATCACAACTGTCGTACTGGTGGATTTCATCAGCTACAAGAAATGGGAATTGCTGCAGCACATTTTGATCAGTTGGAAGAGGATGCGTGCCAGCTTCAAATGGCTCCTTTGACTACTGCTGATGGCAACTCAGCTACGAATTTCATGCCCAGAAGTTGA
- the LOC122303258 gene encoding myb family transcription factor IPN2-like isoform X2, with product MKVMGVKGLTLYHLKSHLQKFRLGKQPHKDLNDQAVGDASALEFQRDAAATSRTIMGLRLNKNINQTEALKTQMEVRRRLNEQLEVQKHLQMRIDAQGKYMRTILEKACRTLSDENVNSQGGYKLVVGQGYGDMMSNTRDFGSMVNMPSLEDLHVNEDHNCRTGGFHQLQEMGIAAAHFDQLEEDACQLQMAPLTTADGNSATNFMPRS from the exons ATGAAAGTTATGGGTGTTAAGGGTCTCACTCTTTACCATCTTAAGAGCCACCTTCAG aaattcagGCTCGGGAAGCAACCGCATAAAGATTTGAATGATCAGGCTGTTGGGGATG CTTCGGCATTAGAATTTCAGAGGGATGCTGCTGCAACTTCCAGGACAATAATGGGTCTACGATTGAATAA GAACATAAACCAGACTGAAGCTCTTAAGACACAAATGGAAGTGCGAAGGAGACTGAATGAGCAGTTAGAG GTACAGAAACACCTCCAGATGAGGATCGACGCACAAGGAAAATATATGCGGACAATACTGGAGAAAGCATGTCGAACACTCTCCGATGAAAATGTGAACTCTCAAGGTGGTTACAAGCTCGTTGTTGGTCAAGGATATGGCGACATGATGAGCAACACGAGAGATTTTGGTTCCATGGTGAACATGCCATCTCTAGAAGATTTGCATGTAAATGAAGATCACAACTGTCGTACTGGTGGATTTCATCAGCTACAAGAAATGGGAATTGCTGCAGCACATTTTGATCAGTTGGAAGAGGATGCGTGCCAGCTTCAAATGGCTCCTTTGACTACTGCTGATGGCAACTCAGCTACGAATTTCATGCCCAGAAGTTGA